A DNA window from Daucus carota subsp. sativus chromosome 3, DH1 v3.0, whole genome shotgun sequence contains the following coding sequences:
- the LOC108212611 gene encoding major strawberry allergen Fra a 1.07-like, which produces MGFASFTDEYTSPIAPSRLFKASMVDSHSLIPKLLPQGIKSIEHIQGDGGAGSIKQINFIDGRAFNSVKYHIDELSEDKFTYNYTLLEGDALVENLEKITYEVKFELSPSGGTISKVTSKYYTKGEFMLKEEDIKAGKEKVLSMYKVVEAYLIQNPDAYV; this is translated from the exons ATGGGCTTCGCAAGCTTCACCGACGAGTACACTTCCCCTATTGCTCCATCAAGGCTCTTCAAGGCCTCCATGGTCGACTCTCACAGCTTGATTCCAAAGCTCTTGCCCCAAGGTATCAAGAGCATCGAACATATTCAAGGTGATGGAGGAGCCGGAAGCATCAAGCAAATCAACTTCATTGATG GTCGCGCTTTTAATAGTGTGAAGTACCACATTGACGAGCTGAGTGAAGACAAGTTCACATACAACTATACGCTGTTGGAAGGCGACGCCTTGGtggaaaatcttgaaaaaataaCTTACGAGGTCAAGTTTGAGTTGTCTCCTAGTGGCGGTACCATCTCTAAGGTTACAAGCAAGTATTACACTAAAGGAGAATTCATGCTTAAGGAAGAGGACATCAAGGCGGGCAAGGAAAAGGTTCTGTCCATGTACAAAGTTGTTGAAGCCTACCTCATCCAAAACCCTGATGCCTATGTCTAG
- the LOC135151560 gene encoding uncharacterized protein LOC135151560, producing MAVKLKLEVKLKVKVKLKLKLNLEMSTNDRSWMNRRLESNRITLTPEYKLGVEQFIKFAIENKGVVEDLMKCPCVNCKNGTWETIENVRYHLIANGICLGYKIWTSHGESLRRKNNRVQREVEKPVDMEAMLRDVGAEPKACISRVEEPPNADASEFYKEVNRCGTPIYPGNTNYTKLSFTTRLLHFKNESHCSEKSFNLLLEIIGDVLPPKHTLPSTYYEVKKIVKELKLSYNKIDACENNCMLFYGDDKDKKVCDHCGKGRYKEACGKKSTTIPHKILRHFPLIDRLKRLFMLEHTAKEMTWYKNREVKEGEISHPSDGDDWKNFDLQHPSFAKEFRNVRLGLSTDGFNPFDNSGNKVYSLWPVVVVVYNLPPSMSMKKPYMFLTLIIPGLDNTNKDLQVFLRPLIDELKILWHSGVETFDQSQKNNFHMRAALMWTISDFPALAQLKGWSTKGKCGCPVCLGSVKGFQLKNYGKACWYGTNRIFLNENDSLRKKGPKFASTERAVFRGQMSGEYEISTFNHLQFPPPGRLTKQRALGYGKEHNWTSRPIFYELEYWSSLRLRHCIDVMHTEKNVFENVFYAIVDDRFKSKDHNKSRMDCKELGVMSGLWLNNGVKPKARFTLTRPQLRQLCEWVSSLNLPDGCCSNLARCVKMDILKFHGLKSHDCHIFMQKLMSIAFREFLPRDILDALAALSNYFVDICSTILVRSDLELLEKSIVKTLCVLETIFPPSFFDIMEHLVLHLAEECRLGGPVHYRWMYPFERLLKFMKDKIKNKERVKGSIAEKYVEEETVNFCSYYFKSNVGTVNNTVGRNEVAVEKQDDSILEVFRYPIECLGKHVVRYLDDDEYFIAEYYVLLNMPEVQLNIREYASYTGATPEELESLLKTNFKIWFKKKIENDVAIYPWFKDLLNGPSRMIMTFQSCKVNGYKFRCKDKSGVLVKDHDNDEVDDDDENENNEEFDEEDQENEEEIGGRGEEEEEEEEEEEEGYEDID from the exons ATGGCG GTGAAGTTGAAATTGGAGGTGAAGTTGAAGGTGAAGGTGAAGTTGAAGTTGAAATTGAACTTGGAG ATGTCGACCAATGATCGTAGTTGGATGAATCGTCGATTAGAAAGTAATCGAATAACACTTACTCCGGAATATAAATTGGGTGTTGagcaatttataaaatttgcaaTTGAGAATAAAGGTGTAGTTGAAGATTTGATGAAGTGTCCatgtgttaattgtaaaaatgGGACATGGGAGACCATTGAAAATGTTAGATATCATTTGATAGCTAATGGAATTTGCTTGGGTTATAAAATTTGGACATCTCATGGGGAGTCATTACGAAGAAAAAATAATCGTGTTCAAAGAGAAGTTGAAAAACCGGTAGACATGGAAGCGATGTTAAGAGATGTTGGAGCCGAACCTAAGGCTTGTATTAGTAGAGTAGAAGAACCACCTAATGCGGATGCTTCCGAATTTTACAAAGAAGTCAATAGATGTGGAACACCAATATATCCGGGAAACACCAATTACACAAAACTATCCTTCACCACAAGGTTGTTGCACTTTAAAAATGAATCCCATTGTAGTGagaaatcttttaatttgttacTTGAGATTATTGGCGATGTTCTTCCACCAAAACACACATTACCATCTACTTACTATGAGGTGAAGAAAATAGTAAAGGAATTGAAGCTTTCATACAATAAAATTGATGCTTGTGAAAATAATTGCATGTTGTTTTATGGAGATGATAAAGACAAAAAAGTTTGTGATCATTGTGGAAAGGGTCGTTACAAAGAAGCATGTGGAAAAAAGAGTACCACAATTCCTCATAAGATTTTAAGACATTTTCCTCTTATAGATCGTCTCAAAAGATTATTTATGTTGGAGCATACGGCTAAAGAAATGACATGGTACAAGAATAGAGAGGTAAAAGAGGGGGAAATTAGTCACCCCTCGGACGGAGATGATTGGAAAAATTTTGACTTGCAACACCCTTCGTTTGCTAAGGAATTTCGTAATGTACGACTTGGTCTTTCAACCGATGGTTTTAATCCTTTTGATAATTCCGGGAATAAAGTATATAGTCTTTGGCCGGTAGTAGTTGTTGTGTATAATCTTCCTCCATCGATGTCAATGAAAAAACCCTACATGTTTTTGACTCTCATTATTCCGGGTCTGGATAATACAAATAAGGATCTTCAAGTATTTCTTCGTCCGCTTATTGACGAGTTAAAGATTTTGTGGCATAGTGGAGTTGAGACATTTGAtcaatcacaaaaaaataatttccacATGAGGGCGGCATTGATGTGGACTATAAGTGACTTTCCGGCTTTAGCACAACTCAAAGGATGGTCAACAAAAGGCAAATGTGGATGCCCGGTTTGTCTTGGAAGTGTAAAAGGCTTCCAACTTAAAAATTATGGAAAGGCATGTTGGTATGGGACTAATCgaatttttttgaatgaaaatgatTCTTTACGGAAAAAAGGACCCAAGTTCGCAAGTACGGAGCGGGCCGTTTTTAGGGGTCAGATGAGTGGAGAGTATGAAATATCAACATTTAATCATTTGCAATTCCCCCCTCCCGGAAGATTGACCAAACAACGAGCTTTGGGTTATGGCAAAGAACACAATTGGACTAGTAGGCCAATTTTCTATGAACTTGAATATTGGTCGTCACTTAGGTTACGTCATTGTATTGATGTTATGCATAccgaaaaaaatgtttttgaaaatGTATTTTACGCAATTGTGGATGACCGTTTCAAGTCAAAGGATCACAACAAGTCTAGGATGGATTGTAAGGAACTTGGTGTGATGTCCGGGTTATGGTTAAATAATGGGGTGAAGCCAAAGGCACGTTTTACGCTTACAAGACCCCAACTTCGCCAATTATGTGAATGGGTATCATCATTAAATCTTCCCGACGGGTGTTGCTCAAATCTAGCTCGATGTGTCAAAATGGATATTCTCAAGTTTCACGGGTTAAAATCGCATGATTGTCATATTTTTATGCAAAAATTGATGAGTATTGCTTTTCGTGAATTTTTACCTCGTGATATTTTGGATGCCCTTGCGGCACTATCGAATTACTTTGTCGATATTTGTTCGACAATTCTAGTACGTAGTGATCTAGAACTTCTAGAGAAATCTATAGTAAAGACACTATGTGTGCTAGAAACTATTTTCCCCCCAAGCTTTTTTGATATTATGGAACACTTGGTTTTACACTTGGCCGAAGAATGTCGTCTAGGGGGACCCGTTCACTATAGATGGATGTATCCTTTTGAACGGTTGTTAAAGTTTATGAAAGATAAGATCAAGAATAAGGAACGAGTGAAAGGTTCGATTGCGGAAAAATATGTCGAAGAAGAAACCGTCAACTTTTGTTCATATTACTTTAAGTCCAATGTTGGCACGGTTAATAACACCGTGGGAAGGAACGAAGTTGCGGTTGAGAAACAAGATGATAGTATTTTGGAGGTTTTTAGATATCCAATTGAGTGTTTGGGAAAACATGTTGTTCGATACTTGGATGATGATGAATACTTCATTGCGGAATATTATGTTCTCTTGAACATGCCAGAGGTTCAACTGAATATTcg AGAATACGCATCTTATACGGGTGCAACCCCCGAAGAATTGGAATCACTTCTTAAGACTAACTTCAAAATTTGGTTCAAGAAAAAG attgaGAATGATGTTGCAATATATCCATGGTTCAAAGATCTACTTAATGGACCATCTCGCATGATTATGACATTTCAATCTTGCAAGGTTAATGGATATAAATTTCGTTGTAAGGATAAATCCGGTGTCCTTGTCAAAG ATCATGATAATGATGAAGTTGATGAcgatgatgaaaatgaaaacAATGAAGAGTTTGATGAGGAAGatcaagaaaatgaagaagaaaTAGGAGGAcgaggagaagaagaagaagaagaagaagaagaagaagaagaaggttatgaagatatTGATTAG